One stretch of Comamonas testosteroni DNA includes these proteins:
- a CDS encoding helix-turn-helix domain-containing protein, protein MGIGSRLREERERLGLNQEGFGQLGGVRKQAQLLYEKDERKPDSEYLAAVAAAGVDVLFVLTGQRQSDLPAEDASEQLLLDHFRRCSSAAKQHLLQSSILLATGLSDEVSSVAESPTRNRLPRP, encoded by the coding sequence ATGGGTATTGGTTCGCGTTTGCGTGAGGAACGAGAACGCCTTGGTTTGAATCAGGAAGGGTTTGGCCAACTTGGCGGCGTGCGCAAGCAGGCGCAACTGCTCTATGAGAAAGACGAACGAAAGCCGGATAGCGAGTACCTTGCTGCAGTTGCCGCAGCAGGCGTTGATGTGCTGTTTGTGCTGACCGGCCAGCGTCAGTCAGATTTGCCAGCGGAGGATGCCAGCGAACAGCTTTTGCTGGATCACTTTCGACGCTGTTCCTCGGCTGCCAAACAGCATCTCTTGCAGTCTTCTATTTTGTTGGCAACGGGCCTGTCAGATGAAGTGTCGTCAGTGGCCGAATCACCGACCCGCAACCGGCTGCCAAGGCCTTGA
- a CDS encoding ATP-binding protein translates to MSQVLRQHAEAQFAEELDALQKVDDRPRPPNWKLSPWAVLQYLMGGKLSNGFELSPKYIGNPRLMEIAVSTLATDRALLLYGVPGTAKSWVSEHLSAAVSGDSTMLIQGTAGTSEEQLRYGWNYAQLLAHGPSEKALIPSPLVNAMKLGKIARIEELTRIPADVQDTLITVLSEKTLPVPELSMEFQAVQGFSVIATANNRDKGVNELSSALKRRFNTVVLPVPASQDEEVQIVTKRVAEQGRALQLPTEPPALQEVRRVVQIFRELRHGQTEDGKTVRVKSPSSTLSTAEAISVINSGMALAGHFGDGVLRAADVASGLLGAVIKDPVQDTVVWKEYLETVVKERSDWKDLYRACREQL, encoded by the coding sequence ATGAGCCAAGTACTACGTCAGCACGCCGAGGCGCAATTTGCCGAAGAACTCGATGCCCTGCAGAAGGTGGACGACCGTCCGCGCCCGCCCAACTGGAAGCTCTCGCCCTGGGCCGTGCTCCAGTATCTGATGGGTGGGAAGCTCAGCAACGGGTTTGAGCTCAGCCCCAAATACATCGGCAATCCGCGCCTGATGGAGATTGCCGTGTCCACACTGGCCACCGATCGTGCCTTGCTGCTGTATGGCGTGCCCGGCACGGCCAAATCCTGGGTGTCCGAGCATCTGTCTGCGGCCGTGAGCGGCGATTCGACCATGCTGATCCAGGGCACGGCCGGCACCAGCGAGGAGCAGCTGCGCTATGGCTGGAACTATGCCCAGTTGCTGGCCCACGGTCCGTCCGAGAAAGCACTGATTCCCAGCCCGCTGGTCAATGCCATGAAGTTGGGCAAGATTGCGCGCATCGAGGAGCTCACACGTATTCCCGCCGATGTGCAGGACACGCTGATCACCGTGCTGTCCGAAAAGACGCTGCCTGTGCCGGAGCTGTCCATGGAGTTCCAGGCCGTGCAGGGCTTTTCGGTCATTGCCACGGCGAACAATCGCGACAAGGGCGTCAACGAGCTGTCCAGCGCCCTGAAGCGCCGCTTCAACACTGTTGTGCTGCCTGTGCCGGCCTCGCAGGACGAGGAGGTGCAGATCGTCACCAAACGCGTGGCCGAGCAGGGGCGGGCGCTGCAGTTGCCCACCGAGCCGCCTGCACTGCAGGAGGTGCGCCGTGTGGTGCAGATTTTCCGCGAGCTGCGCCACGGCCAGACCGAGGACGGCAAGACCGTGCGCGTGAAGTCGCCCAGCTCCACGCTGTCCACGGCAGAGGCCATCTCGGTCATCAACAGCGGCATGGCGCTGGCTGGCCATTTCGGCGATGGCGTGCTGCGCGCGGCCGATGTGGCCTCGGGCCTGCTGGGAGCCGTGATCAAGGACCCGGTGCAGGACACGGTGGTATGGAAGGAATATCTGGAAACCGTGGTCAAGGAGCGTAGCGACTGGAAGGATCTGTACCGCGCCTGCCGCGAGCAACTGTAA
- the purL gene encoding phosphoribosylformylglycinamidine synthase yields the protein MTLHLTQFEGGNALSSFRAQQLLTDLVAIHPKITGVSARFVHLVATEGAVAPALQERLSALLTYGDPYKGSAEGLAFIVTPRLGTISPWASKATDIARNCGLNVFRVERMTEYRVDMKSGLLGGKPELSTEQTAQVAALLHDRMTESVFATRAEAEQLFTTLAAQPMEFVDVLGGGRAALETANKQWGLALAEDEIEYLVNAFNDLKRNPTDVELMMFAQANSEHCRHKIFNAKFTIDGVEQDKSLFGMIRNTEACSPQHTVVAYADNASIMEGHEVERFVAKFDAKADAVSAPSYQKQAATNHVLMKVETHNHPTAISPFPGASTGNGGEIRDEGATGRGSKPKAGLTGFTVSKLWGSEVGKPEHIASPLQIMIEGPLGGAAFNNEFGRPNLTGYFREYELQVGDITRGYHKPIMIAGGLGVIDSELTKKIEFPAGTLLIQLGGPGMRIGMGGGAASSMASGTNAAELDFDSVQRGNPEIERRAQEVINHCWQQGAGNPILAIHDVGAGGISNAFPELTNDAGRGARFDLRAVKLEESGLSPKEIWSNESQERYVLAIAPESLEQFTAFCERERCPFAVIGTATEERQLVLEDTAVESGDQKFPVDMPMNVLLGKPPKVHKDVTSVERELPAMDLTGVPLEKAVIEVLAHPTVASKRFLITIGDRAVGGLTHRDQMVGPWQVPVADVAVTLADYKGFKGEAMAMGERTPLAAINAPASGRMAVAEAITNMLAAPIELSKVKMSANWMAACGEVGEDAALYATVKAVGMELCPALNISIPVGKDSLSMRTQWSENGQTKKVTSPVSLIITGFAAIDDVRTTLTPQLNAGVEDSTLVLIDLGRGKMRMGGSIIGQVLNQSGNEVPDLDEPKDLIAMVDAVNALRAKGLILAYHDRGDGGLLATAAEMAFAGHVGVALNVDMLITEGDGISDSRMDSGEGKNWGKQVSGRREDLTLRALFNEELGAVLQIRTQDRAEVLQVLREHGLIQCSHVIGKTRPASSPVDAGKGELQVWRDANKVFGATLSDLHQVWDAVSWKITQQRDNPVCADSEHAAAGEPSDPGMHVHLTFDPQENVAAPFINVAAKPRVAVLREQGVNSHVEMAYAFTEAGFDAVDVHMSDLQSGRAQLKDFAGVVACGGFSYGDTLGAGIGWARSITFNDRLSEQFQAFFGRTDTFGLGVCNGCQMFAELADIIPGAQDWPRFTQNQSNRFEARLSMVEVLESPSLFLQGMAGSRLPIAVAHGEGFANFQFRGNAEQVVKSMRYVDNHGQPTEQYPFNPNGSAGGLTAVATADGRFTAMMPHPERVFRNVQMSWTSGDKSEFSPWMRVWRNARKWLG from the coding sequence GTGACATTGCATCTGACACAGTTTGAGGGTGGAAACGCCCTGAGCTCGTTCCGCGCCCAACAGCTTCTGACCGACCTGGTCGCCATCCACCCCAAGATCACCGGCGTATCTGCACGCTTTGTGCACCTGGTTGCCACCGAGGGAGCAGTTGCGCCCGCATTGCAAGAGCGCCTGTCGGCGCTCTTGACTTATGGTGACCCCTATAAGGGCAGCGCAGAAGGCCTGGCTTTCATCGTCACCCCCCGCCTGGGCACCATCTCTCCCTGGGCTTCCAAGGCGACCGATATCGCCCGCAACTGCGGCCTGAATGTGTTCCGCGTGGAGCGCATGACCGAGTATCGCGTGGACATGAAGTCCGGCCTGCTGGGCGGCAAGCCCGAGCTGTCGACAGAGCAGACCGCCCAGGTCGCCGCTTTGCTGCACGACCGCATGACCGAGTCCGTGTTTGCGACACGCGCGGAGGCCGAGCAGCTGTTCACCACCCTGGCTGCACAGCCCATGGAGTTTGTGGATGTGCTGGGCGGTGGCCGCGCAGCGCTGGAAACCGCGAACAAGCAATGGGGCCTTGCCCTGGCCGAAGACGAGATCGAGTACCTGGTCAACGCTTTCAACGATCTCAAGCGCAATCCCACGGACGTGGAACTGATGATGTTCGCGCAGGCGAACTCCGAGCATTGCCGCCACAAGATCTTCAACGCCAAGTTCACCATCGACGGCGTGGAGCAGGACAAGTCGCTGTTCGGCATGATCCGCAACACCGAAGCCTGCTCGCCCCAGCACACCGTGGTGGCCTATGCAGACAACGCTTCCATCATGGAAGGCCATGAGGTCGAGCGATTTGTCGCCAAGTTCGATGCCAAGGCAGACGCAGTCAGCGCGCCCAGCTATCAGAAGCAGGCGGCTACCAACCATGTGCTGATGAAGGTGGAAACACATAACCACCCCACGGCGATTTCGCCCTTCCCCGGTGCATCGACCGGCAACGGCGGCGAAATCCGTGACGAAGGCGCAACCGGCCGTGGCTCCAAGCCCAAGGCCGGCCTTACCGGCTTCACCGTCTCCAAGCTCTGGGGCAGCGAAGTCGGCAAGCCCGAGCACATTGCCAGCCCGCTGCAGATCATGATCGAAGGCCCTCTGGGTGGCGCGGCGTTCAACAACGAGTTCGGTCGTCCCAATCTGACCGGCTATTTCCGCGAGTACGAGCTGCAGGTCGGCGACATCACCCGCGGCTACCACAAGCCCATCATGATCGCCGGCGGCCTGGGCGTGATTGATTCCGAGCTGACCAAGAAGATCGAGTTCCCTGCTGGCACGCTGCTGATCCAGCTGGGCGGCCCCGGCATGCGCATCGGCATGGGCGGCGGTGCGGCAAGTTCCATGGCTTCGGGCACCAATGCGGCAGAACTGGACTTTGACTCGGTGCAGCGCGGCAACCCCGAGATCGAGCGCCGTGCACAGGAAGTCATCAACCATTGCTGGCAGCAGGGCGCAGGCAACCCCATCCTGGCCATCCACGACGTGGGTGCCGGCGGTATCTCCAATGCCTTCCCCGAGCTGACCAACGATGCCGGGCGCGGTGCACGTTTTGACCTGCGAGCCGTCAAGCTCGAAGAGTCAGGCCTGTCGCCCAAGGAAATCTGGTCCAACGAATCGCAGGAGCGTTACGTGCTGGCCATCGCTCCCGAATCGCTGGAGCAATTCACGGCCTTCTGCGAGCGCGAGCGCTGCCCGTTTGCCGTCATCGGCACGGCCACCGAAGAGCGCCAACTGGTGCTGGAGGACACGGCGGTCGAGTCCGGCGACCAGAAGTTCCCCGTGGACATGCCCATGAACGTGCTGCTGGGCAAGCCGCCCAAGGTGCACAAGGATGTGACCAGCGTGGAGCGCGAGCTGCCCGCCATGGACCTGACCGGCGTGCCGCTGGAAAAGGCCGTGATCGAAGTGCTGGCCCACCCTACTGTGGCTTCCAAGCGCTTTCTGATCACCATCGGCGACCGCGCCGTCGGTGGCCTGACCCATCGCGACCAGATGGTCGGTCCCTGGCAGGTGCCTGTGGCCGACGTGGCCGTGACCCTGGCCGACTACAAGGGCTTCAAGGGTGAAGCCATGGCCATGGGCGAGCGCACACCGCTGGCCGCCATCAATGCGCCCGCCTCGGGCCGCATGGCCGTGGCCGAAGCCATCACCAATATGCTGGCCGCGCCCATCGAGCTGTCCAAGGTGAAGATGTCGGCCAACTGGATGGCCGCCTGCGGCGAAGTCGGTGAAGACGCTGCACTGTACGCCACCGTCAAGGCCGTGGGCATGGAGCTGTGCCCTGCGTTGAACATCTCGATTCCCGTGGGCAAGGACTCCCTGTCCATGCGTACCCAGTGGAGCGAGAACGGCCAGACCAAGAAGGTGACCTCGCCCGTGAGCCTGATCATCACCGGCTTTGCCGCCATCGACGATGTGCGCACCACGCTCACGCCCCAGCTCAATGCCGGGGTGGAAGACAGCACCCTGGTGCTGATCGACCTGGGCCGCGGCAAGATGCGCATGGGCGGCTCCATCATCGGTCAGGTGCTCAATCAGTCGGGCAACGAAGTGCCGGATCTGGACGAACCCAAGGATCTGATCGCCATGGTGGATGCAGTGAACGCACTGCGCGCCAAGGGACTGATCCTGGCCTACCACGACAGGGGTGACGGCGGCCTGCTGGCCACGGCCGCCGAAATGGCCTTTGCCGGCCATGTGGGCGTGGCCTTGAATGTGGACATGCTGATCACCGAAGGCGATGGCATCTCCGACAGCCGCATGGACAGCGGCGAAGGCAAGAACTGGGGCAAGCAGGTCTCCGGCCGTCGCGAAGACCTGACCCTGCGCGCGCTGTTCAACGAAGAGTTGGGCGCCGTGCTGCAGATCAGGACGCAAGACCGTGCCGAAGTGTTGCAGGTGCTGCGTGAACATGGCCTTATCCAGTGCAGCCATGTCATCGGCAAGACCCGTCCTGCTTCGTCTCCTGTGGACGCCGGCAAGGGCGAGCTGCAGGTGTGGCGTGATGCGAACAAGGTGTTCGGCGCAACCCTGTCCGATCTGCACCAGGTCTGGGATGCCGTGAGCTGGAAGATCACCCAGCAACGCGACAACCCCGTGTGCGCCGACAGCGAGCATGCTGCGGCGGGCGAACCCAGCGACCCCGGCATGCATGTGCATCTGACGTTCGACCCTCAGGAGAATGTGGCAGCGCCCTTCATCAACGTGGCTGCCAAGCCTCGCGTGGCGGTGCTGCGCGAGCAGGGTGTGAACTCCCATGTGGAAATGGCCTACGCCTTCACCGAAGCCGGCTTTGATGCAGTGGACGTGCACATGAGCGACCTGCAGTCCGGCCGTGCGCAGCTCAAGGACTTCGCCGGCGTGGTGGCCTGCGGTGGCTTCAGCTACGGCGATACCCTGGGTGCGGGCATTGGCTGGGCGCGTTCCATCACTTTCAACGACCGTCTGTCCGAGCAGTTCCAGGCCTTCTTCGGTCGTACCGACACCTTCGGCCTGGGCGTTTGCAACGGCTGCCAGATGTTCGCCGAACTGGCCGACATCATCCCTGGTGCACAGGATTGGCCGCGCTTCACGCAAAACCAGAGTAACCGCTTCGAGGCGCGTCTGAGCATGGTGGAAGTGCTGGAGTCGCCCAGCCTGTTCCTGCAAGGCATGGCCGGCTCCCGTCTGCCCATCGCCGTGGCGCATGGCGAGGGCTTTGCCAACTTCCAGTTCCGTGGCAATGCCGAGCAGGTGGTCAAGTCCATGCGCTATGTGGACAATCACGGCCAGCCTACCGAGCAGTATCCGTTCAACCCCAACGGCTCGGCTGGCGGGCTGACCGCAGTGGCCACGGCTGATGGCCGCTTCACCGCGATGATGCCTCACCCCGAGCGCGTGTTCCGCAATGTGCAGATGAGCTGGACTTCGGGCGACAAGTCCGAATTCAGCCCCTGGATGCGCGTCTGGCGCAACGCACGCAAGTGGCTGGGTTGA
- a CDS encoding DUF5691 domain-containing protein codes for MSSANLWAALQQSSLVGADRLAVPAVLTAQVDTAASPGLQAMQAAWLQPAASTAAQLLRASAVAAVLERAGWQPGAQVRLGAPLSSPALPADESRCAPEDERLHGLMRDVLQHGPESMLAPMFHALDQAGQRLPYALLVEALNEGRRSVELRTWLTPVLGERGRWLAGLNPQWSYASGVQETANAELIWQEGSIEQRVALLHSERETDADRARARLEASLKELNAKERAPMVLALGVGLSMADEPLLEKLLTDRSKEVRENAARLLSRLPQSAHSLRITGWLQSMLSRNAKGEWQVEPPEEGSKDWERDGIALQPPAYIKGVKAWWLQQMVELAPLDFWLQTLEMTPERLWDWSRRSDWKTALRQGWLAALRDQPDVRWIALLQTMERDSRAQALLSALLDRLSQQEREALWQTQLQQAKGSLVDRINTIESSMPVVGVFSQSMSEQLMDALDKALGGKQATGSWHSWQADQAVLACARRLHPAVLPRFVRLWRQPPQAEELAVPQPPEAAAPSGLAGLWKKLVSKVADATEEVAAVAAESTLTPEQQARLERARLRPWDDERVLEQLNRIVDLRLALHAALSA; via the coding sequence ATGAGCAGCGCCAATTTATGGGCTGCGCTGCAGCAGTCAAGTCTGGTCGGCGCGGACAGGCTGGCCGTACCTGCGGTGCTGACCGCACAGGTCGATACCGCAGCCAGCCCCGGTTTGCAAGCCATGCAAGCCGCCTGGCTGCAGCCGGCTGCATCAACGGCTGCGCAGCTGCTGAGGGCCAGCGCCGTCGCAGCCGTCCTGGAGCGGGCGGGCTGGCAACCCGGTGCGCAGGTTCGGCTCGGCGCACCTTTGAGCTCCCCGGCATTGCCTGCCGACGAGTCTCGTTGTGCGCCCGAGGATGAGCGCTTGCATGGCCTGATGCGTGATGTGTTGCAGCATGGGCCCGAGAGCATGCTGGCTCCCATGTTTCATGCCCTCGATCAGGCTGGACAGCGCTTGCCCTATGCGCTTCTGGTCGAGGCTTTGAACGAAGGCCGCCGTTCTGTGGAATTGCGTACCTGGCTGACGCCGGTGCTTGGCGAGCGAGGACGCTGGCTGGCCGGGCTCAACCCGCAATGGAGCTATGCCAGCGGCGTGCAGGAAACGGCCAATGCCGAGCTGATCTGGCAGGAGGGCTCCATCGAGCAGCGCGTGGCGCTGCTGCACAGCGAACGTGAGACCGATGCAGACCGGGCGCGCGCCAGACTGGAAGCCAGCTTGAAGGAGCTCAATGCCAAGGAACGTGCGCCCATGGTGCTGGCCCTGGGCGTGGGACTGTCCATGGCGGACGAGCCGCTGCTGGAAAAGCTGCTGACCGATCGCAGCAAGGAGGTGCGCGAGAACGCGGCCCGTCTGCTCTCGCGTCTGCCGCAAAGCGCGCACAGCCTGCGCATCACGGGCTGGCTGCAGTCCATGCTGAGTCGCAATGCCAAGGGGGAATGGCAGGTCGAGCCGCCCGAGGAGGGCAGCAAGGACTGGGAACGCGACGGCATTGCGCTGCAACCGCCAGCCTATATCAAGGGCGTGAAAGCCTGGTGGCTGCAGCAGATGGTGGAGCTTGCGCCCCTCGATTTCTGGCTGCAGACCCTGGAGATGACGCCCGAGCGGCTCTGGGACTGGAGCCGCCGCAGCGACTGGAAGACCGCTTTGCGCCAGGGCTGGCTGGCGGCCCTGCGCGATCAGCCCGATGTGCGCTGGATTGCGCTGCTGCAGACCATGGAGCGCGATTCACGAGCCCAGGCGTTGCTGTCGGCCCTGCTGGACCGGCTGAGCCAGCAGGAGCGCGAAGCGCTGTGGCAGACGCAGTTGCAGCAGGCCAAGGGCAGCCTGGTGGACCGCATCAACACCATCGAGAGCAGCATGCCCGTGGTTGGCGTGTTTTCTCAATCCATGTCTGAGCAACTGATGGACGCTCTGGACAAGGCGCTGGGCGGCAAACAGGCCACAGGCAGCTGGCATAGCTGGCAGGCCGATCAGGCCGTGCTGGCCTGCGCGCGCCGACTGCATCCGGCCGTTCTGCCGCGCTTTGTGCGACTCTGGCGTCAGCCTCCACAGGCTGAGGAACTTGCCGTGCCGCAGCCACCCGAGGCAGCTGCTCCGTCAGGGCTGGCCGGGCTCTGGAAAAAGCTGGTATCCAAGGTGGCCGATGCGACCGAAGAGGTCGCCGCAGTGGCTGCGGAAAGCACCCTGACGCCCGAACAACAGGCGCGGCTGGAGCGCGCCCGTCTGCGCCCCTGGGATGACGAGCGCGTGCTCGAGCAACTCAACCGTATTGTCGATCTGCGCCTGGCCCTGCATGCTGCACTGAGCGCCTAA
- a CDS encoding SWIM zinc finger family protein gives MALSPDAASSKAAKGLQSMSKWPNTGSNDAAVWGECQGSGSKPYQTQVDLSGPAFKCSCPSRKFPCKHGLALMLLRAGGQVPEGGEPPEWVSNWLGGRQQKAEQKEAKAAAIAAAPVADQEALARQQAKREDKRWDKVAGGMHELSLWMQDMVRTGLANQAGDSQARQHWNTMAARMVDAQATGMAARIREAWELVDSHPTWPRDLLVQLGHWQLLVDAVQRRDSLSPEVKADVMAALGWPMDKAEVQARGETISDDWRVLGQRLIEREGRLLERRVWLQGLNTGRVALMLDYAQGGRGFETAWVSGGAYRTALSFYPGRASLRAVAVNGVEALDSCDAAALALKALGEPLQQLGERIAANALQPVQPLWCANAQLLYAEGQWLVGWPTGQSQAAPVPAVIADDEAWRLLALSGGTPLALFGEWESGPQLGRWRLLSAWQHDAHSQALSPIWQNQGEMR, from the coding sequence TTGGCACTGTCGCCGGATGCTGCGTCATCCAAGGCGGCCAAGGGACTGCAGTCCATGAGCAAATGGCCGAACACAGGCAGCAATGATGCTGCGGTATGGGGGGAGTGCCAGGGCAGCGGCAGCAAGCCGTATCAGACTCAGGTCGATCTGAGCGGTCCGGCCTTCAAGTGCTCCTGCCCCAGCCGCAAGTTCCCCTGCAAGCATGGGCTGGCGCTGATGCTGCTGCGCGCAGGCGGCCAGGTGCCGGAGGGCGGCGAGCCCCCGGAGTGGGTCAGCAACTGGTTGGGTGGTCGTCAGCAAAAAGCCGAACAGAAAGAGGCCAAGGCGGCGGCCATTGCCGCTGCGCCGGTTGCCGATCAGGAGGCTCTGGCCAGACAGCAGGCCAAGCGCGAGGACAAACGCTGGGACAAGGTTGCTGGCGGCATGCATGAACTGTCGCTATGGATGCAGGACATGGTGCGCACCGGTCTGGCCAATCAGGCCGGCGACAGTCAGGCGCGCCAGCACTGGAACACCATGGCGGCACGCATGGTGGATGCCCAGGCCACGGGCATGGCCGCACGAATCAGGGAAGCCTGGGAGCTGGTGGACAGCCACCCGACCTGGCCGCGTGACCTGCTGGTGCAGCTTGGCCATTGGCAACTGCTGGTGGACGCGGTGCAGCGGCGTGACTCGCTGAGCCCAGAGGTGAAGGCCGACGTGATGGCTGCCCTGGGCTGGCCCATGGACAAGGCCGAAGTGCAGGCCCGTGGCGAGACCATCAGCGACGATTGGCGGGTGCTGGGCCAGCGCCTGATCGAGCGCGAGGGTCGACTGCTGGAGCGCCGCGTCTGGTTGCAGGGCCTCAATACCGGCCGCGTGGCCCTGATGCTGGACTATGCCCAGGGCGGGCGCGGGTTCGAGACGGCCTGGGTGAGCGGCGGCGCCTACCGCACAGCCTTGAGCTTCTACCCTGGCAGGGCGAGCTTGCGGGCGGTTGCCGTCAATGGGGTTGAAGCACTCGACAGCTGCGATGCCGCTGCCCTGGCGCTCAAGGCTCTGGGCGAACCTTTGCAACAACTGGGCGAGCGCATTGCCGCCAATGCGCTGCAGCCGGTGCAGCCGCTGTGGTGTGCGAATGCCCAACTGCTGTATGCCGAGGGGCAATGGCTGGTGGGCTGGCCCACAGGGCAGAGCCAGGCGGCGCCGGTGCCAGCCGTAATTGCCGATGATGAAGCCTGGCGGCTGCTGGCGCTGAGCGGCGGCACGCCTCTTGCCCTGTTTGGCGAGTGGGAGTCCGGGCCGCAACTGGGGCGCTGGCGCTTGCTCAGCGCCTGGCAGCACGATGCTCACAGCCAGGCCTTGTCCCCCATCTGGCAGAACCAAGGAGAGATGCGATGA